The following are encoded together in the Zingiber officinale cultivar Zhangliang chromosome 8A, Zo_v1.1, whole genome shotgun sequence genome:
- the LOC122012745 gene encoding uncharacterized protein LOC122012745, whose translation MKSNPISAAQTAPNGEMLVVANSYAKSNFEGLQRAISDLSLQISKEAAAAAVAASTDASKLPPIAEVEDAKCECCGMSEECTRGYIRHVRDKFAGRLVCGLCGEAVKEEAAKNGGRQREAVEAHMSVCRRFNRTHPVQLQVEAMREILRKAARGGRVARGCEAKKECLTRSSSCIPAISKEMNKYCNCKKSIS comes from the coding sequence ATGAAGTCCAATCCGATCTCAGCTGCTCAAACGGCGCCCAACGGGGAGATGCTCGTCGTCGCCAATTCCTACGCCAAGAGCAACTTCGAAGGCCTGCAGCGCGCCATCTCGGACCTCTCCCTTCAGATCAGTaaagaggcggcggcggcggcagtgGCGGCGTCGACGGACGCGTCCAAGCTTCCGCCGATCGCCGAGGTGGAGGACGCCAAGTGCGAGTGCTGCGGCATGTCGGAGGAGTGCACGCGGGGGTACATCCGGCACGTGCGTGACAAGTTCGCCGGCCGGCTGGTCTGCGGGCTGTGTGGGGAGGCGGTGAAGGAGGAGGCGGCGAAGAATGGCGGGAGGCAAAGGGAGGCGGTGGAGGCGCACATGAGCGTGTGCCGCCGGTTTAACCGAACCCACCCGGTGCAGCTTCAAGTGGAGGCGATGAGGGAGATCTTGAGGAAGGCGGCGAGAGGTGGCCGGGTGGCGAGAGGCTGCGAGGCCAAGAAAGAATGCCTCACCAGGAGCTCAAGTTGCATCCCGGCCATCAGTAAGGAGATGAACAAGTACTGCAACTGCAAGAAGAGTATTAGTTAA